One genomic segment of Coraliomargarita parva includes these proteins:
- a CDS encoding sulfotransferase family protein — protein sequence MSETEAPSSQVEYSSLFARLFFKSFFENQWVIPEPPPKLLSAFLRWYEGLCMRVDLTEVPVDRPVFIISLPRSGSSMLQDVLCSHPAFAYATNMMDICRKSAPCAAEHFRKRFGFNIRGERFLKDSVLVDGGSPADPVATWADIFGEDYFHVSAESFDPDRLDAAMTERAQRHVREVLWSFGRPYRRFFCKTPLLLPYAEVLRRIFPDARFIHLIRDPRSTANSMVKIHRLCNEQLALIRERQNRPMPEEPFVPYPRLPNLKKYLDAYGPEDVSTTAHLWNEAIGYVDRIRDDFGEQLMDVRYEDILSDPDGQLEALFKFAEVPVPDASYEAYQTQRAKIGRVHHVNRYGDYSRIESICAEGMARYGYR from the coding sequence GTGTCCGAGACTGAAGCACCCAGCTCGCAAGTCGAGTATTCCAGCCTCTTTGCCCGACTTTTTTTTAAGTCGTTTTTTGAGAATCAATGGGTGATTCCCGAACCGCCGCCGAAATTGCTGTCTGCCTTTCTGCGTTGGTATGAAGGCCTGTGCATGCGGGTGGATTTGACCGAGGTGCCGGTGGACCGGCCGGTTTTCATTATCTCTTTGCCGCGCTCCGGTTCCTCCATGTTGCAGGATGTGCTCTGCTCGCATCCGGCGTTTGCCTATGCCACCAACATGATGGATATCTGCCGGAAGAGTGCGCCCTGTGCGGCCGAGCATTTCCGCAAGCGTTTTGGCTTCAATATCCGGGGGGAGCGTTTTCTCAAGGATAGCGTGCTTGTTGACGGCGGGAGTCCCGCCGATCCGGTCGCGACTTGGGCTGATATCTTCGGGGAGGATTATTTCCATGTCAGTGCGGAGAGCTTTGATCCCGACCGCCTGGATGCGGCCATGACCGAGCGTGCACAAAGGCATGTTCGGGAGGTGCTTTGGAGTTTCGGGCGACCGTACCGGCGTTTCTTTTGCAAGACGCCCTTGCTCTTGCCCTATGCCGAAGTGCTTCGGCGGATTTTTCCAGATGCCCGTTTCATCCACCTGATTCGGGATCCCCGCAGCACGGCCAACTCGATGGTGAAGATCCATCGTTTATGCAACGAGCAGCTGGCCCTTATCCGCGAACGTCAGAACAGGCCCATGCCGGAGGAGCCCTTTGTTCCTTATCCGCGCCTACCCAATTTGAAGAAGTACCTGGATGCCTATGGGCCGGAAGATGTCTCGACCACCGCTCATCTCTGGAATGAGGCGATTGGCTATGTCGACCGCATCCGCGACGATTTCGGGGAGCAGTTGATGGACGTACGCTACGAAGACATCCTGAGCGATCCCGACGGACAACTGGAGGCTTTATTCAAATTTGCGGAGGTGCCGGTACCGGACGCCAGCTACGAAGCCTATCAAACGCAGCGGGCTAAGATCGGGCGTGTGCATCACGTGAACCGCTACGGTGATTATTCACGGATCGAATCGATCTGCGCCGAGGGGATGGCGCGCTACGGCTACCGCTGA
- a CDS encoding ABC transporter ATP-binding protein, which yields MALLQIEAASRFYELGETRVEALRSVSLEFAGGEFVAICGPSGSGKSTLCNLIAGIDHPDTGDVRFEGRSLASLGEPALAAHRNAAVGLVFQSFNLVPVLSALENVMLPLQFRGVASAEARESARRELEAVGLESHAGHLPDKLSGGQRQRVAIARALITRPRLLVADEPTANLDTDNASRILDLMLRLNEVEGTTFIISTHDERLLNRMRRVVRLEDGRVVEDCVGEAQKGEA from the coding sequence ATGGCACTGTTGCAGATCGAGGCGGCTTCACGATTCTACGAGCTCGGAGAGACCCGGGTGGAAGCGTTGCGTTCGGTCTCGCTCGAATTCGCGGGCGGCGAGTTCGTGGCGATCTGCGGACCTTCCGGTTCCGGTAAGTCGACACTGTGTAACTTGATTGCCGGTATCGACCATCCGGATACGGGGGATGTGCGCTTCGAGGGGCGCTCCCTCGCCAGCCTGGGGGAGCCCGCCTTGGCGGCGCACCGTAATGCGGCAGTCGGCCTGGTCTTTCAGAGTTTCAACCTGGTTCCGGTGCTCAGTGCTCTGGAGAATGTCATGCTGCCCTTGCAGTTTCGAGGGGTCGCTTCCGCCGAAGCGCGCGAATCCGCCCGACGCGAGCTCGAAGCTGTGGGCCTTGAATCGCATGCCGGTCACCTTCCGGACAAACTGTCGGGTGGCCAGCGGCAGCGTGTGGCGATCGCCCGGGCCCTGATTACGCGTCCACGGTTATTGGTGGCAGACGAACCGACTGCAAATCTGGATACGGACAATGCTTCCCGCATCCTGGATCTTATGCTGCGGCTGAACGAGGTGGAGGGGACCACTTTCATCATTTCCACACACGACGAGCGGCTATTGAACCGGATGCGGCGTGTGGTACGCCTGGAAGACGGCCGGGTGGTCGAGGATTGCGTAGGGGAGGCGCAGAAGGGCGAGGCATGA
- a CDS encoding outer membrane lipoprotein-sorting protein produces the protein MTQRLFLFLLISLSVLGRAAGEVDPKAVLAGADAARGNMDGVHWQVEVMEAGDEGSRRLLSVQAMGFDMVADTLEPPKQKGHKLLLLQNNMWFYKPGLSKPVPVSLRQKLTGRASNGDIASTNYAEDYEILSFKSTEYDGQPCYLFKLQAVSRNVTYARVDYWVEQSRGVGVRADYFNTSGEKRIKTARMRYDNTVQSGAGPRVFISEMVIVDELASDGRTILQFSEPELKPVSPRMFNLQALGR, from the coding sequence ATGACGCAACGCCTCTTTTTATTTCTACTGATCAGCCTCAGCGTTCTGGGGCGGGCCGCCGGCGAGGTGGATCCTAAGGCGGTCCTAGCCGGTGCGGATGCAGCGCGCGGCAACATGGATGGTGTGCACTGGCAGGTTGAAGTCATGGAAGCCGGAGACGAAGGATCCCGACGCCTACTGTCCGTGCAAGCTATGGGCTTCGATATGGTGGCCGATACACTGGAGCCGCCGAAGCAAAAGGGGCACAAGTTACTGCTCCTGCAGAACAACATGTGGTTCTACAAGCCCGGCCTGAGCAAGCCGGTTCCGGTTTCGCTACGGCAGAAACTGACCGGACGAGCCTCCAATGGCGACATTGCCTCGACCAACTATGCGGAGGATTACGAAATTCTCTCATTCAAGTCCACGGAGTACGATGGGCAGCCTTGCTACCTGTTCAAGCTGCAAGCTGTGAGCCGGAATGTGACCTATGCCCGCGTCGACTACTGGGTGGAACAGTCCCGGGGGGTCGGGGTGCGTGCGGATTATTTCAATACCTCCGGGGAAAAGCGGATCAAGACGGCGAGGATGCGTTATGACAATACCGTACAGTCCGGAGCCGGGCCACGCGTTTTTATTTCTGAAATGGTCATCGTCGATGAACTGGCGTCAGACGGACGAACCATTCTTCAGTTTTCGGAGCCTGAGCTCAAGCCGGTCTCGCCCCGTATGTTCAACCTGCAGGCACTGGGCCGTTAG
- a CDS encoding SDR family NAD(P)-dependent oxidoreductase, with product MDFRANSSHFSEYGALVISGGSSGIGLGCLQKFRALCPRARVYNLSRSRPPGFVDNALNQHLACDLSQLGSIEGALQRLGELLADSSGRILLINNSGIGTNGRFQDIEPALHLAVVDLNIKGTVALTIGLLPLLTERGGKIVTIASTSAYQPTPRLTTYGAGKSFLLHWSLALGEDLAGSGVDTLAVCPGPTWTAFVEKAGFGSSPKALWGFQTVEAVVGEIFRAIAKGKRMVVTGWINRILASVSSIAPIRWSARVAGWIVSRA from the coding sequence ATGGATTTTCGGGCGAACTCAAGTCACTTTTCGGAATACGGGGCGCTCGTGATCAGCGGGGGATCCTCCGGTATCGGGCTGGGCTGTCTCCAGAAATTCCGTGCGCTCTGTCCCCGGGCACGGGTCTACAATCTCTCCCGCAGCCGGCCGCCGGGTTTTGTGGACAACGCCCTGAATCAGCATCTCGCCTGCGACCTAAGCCAGTTGGGTTCAATTGAGGGCGCCCTGCAACGCCTGGGCGAGTTGCTGGCGGACAGTTCCGGCCGGATCCTGCTGATCAACAACAGCGGCATCGGCACGAACGGCCGTTTTCAGGATATCGAGCCCGCTTTGCATTTGGCGGTGGTCGACCTGAACATCAAAGGGACGGTGGCCCTCACGATCGGATTACTGCCGCTGCTGACCGAACGCGGAGGCAAAATCGTGACGATTGCCTCGACCAGCGCCTACCAGCCGACGCCGCGCCTTACGACCTACGGGGCCGGCAAAAGCTTCCTGTTGCATTGGTCACTGGCTCTGGGCGAAGATCTGGCGGGGTCCGGAGTGGATACGCTGGCGGTATGTCCAGGCCCGACCTGGACCGCATTTGTGGAAAAGGCCGGGTTTGGCTCCTCACCCAAAGCGCTCTGGGGATTCCAGACGGTGGAGGCTGTGGTGGGGGAAATCTTTCGAGCCATTGCCAAAGGGAAGCGCATGGTGGTGACCGGTTGGATCAACCGGATTCTGGCAAGTGTCTCTTCGATCGCTCCGATTCGCTGGTCGGCACGGGTGGCCGGGTGGATCGTCTCACGAGCTTGA
- a CDS encoding general secretion pathway protein GspK has translation MPNDPQPHVCPQRFPNPGEDRRRGSVLVAVLAIILLLTFLVTRMIDETVEDIEYRALFDEPSDVRAFAYSMLEVSLATIQEVALIDEGKLYAPEQGWKDPLGYAKIPVPNGWSISIRIEDEGGKLPINTMSEDLLNRLLEDTLEFDFGESRELSSALLDWIDADDSRRLNGAESEDYLSRNPPYRAANGPLQSLEEVRMVQGWDEAFFDENGQPNEQFQKLATLVSVINTGPVNLNSSPQDVLDLLAEKDGWSPDYLFDGLEEPYRTSPPDSADTSISGAEIGLLRITIRLERGSAPFTLSAVVEPNFSEESSSGNLPGESSSDSGSLLTGTEEEQDALSYPFNILQVNEYDVGQPAAVAARYSTVDIDEESLSF, from the coding sequence ATGCCCAACGACCCGCAGCCACACGTATGTCCCCAGCGCTTCCCCAATCCCGGAGAAGACCGGCGTCGTGGCAGCGTTCTGGTCGCCGTGCTGGCCATCATCCTGCTGCTGACCTTTCTAGTCACCCGGATGATCGACGAAACCGTCGAAGACATCGAATATCGGGCCCTGTTCGATGAACCCTCCGACGTCAGGGCCTTTGCCTACAGCATGCTTGAAGTCTCGCTCGCAACGATCCAGGAGGTCGCCCTAATCGACGAAGGCAAACTCTACGCACCCGAACAAGGTTGGAAGGACCCGCTCGGCTATGCCAAGATTCCCGTCCCCAATGGTTGGAGTATCAGTATCCGGATCGAGGACGAAGGTGGTAAACTTCCCATCAACACCATGAGTGAGGACCTGTTGAACCGCTTGCTGGAGGACACACTCGAATTCGACTTCGGAGAAAGCCGGGAATTGAGCAGCGCCCTGCTCGACTGGATCGACGCCGACGACTCCCGTCGCCTGAATGGAGCGGAATCCGAGGATTACCTCAGCCGGAACCCACCCTACCGGGCCGCCAACGGGCCGCTCCAAAGCCTGGAGGAAGTACGCATGGTCCAAGGCTGGGATGAGGCCTTTTTCGACGAGAACGGCCAGCCGAATGAACAGTTCCAAAAGCTGGCCACCCTTGTTTCCGTGATCAATACGGGACCGGTCAACCTGAACTCGAGCCCGCAGGATGTCCTCGACCTGCTCGCGGAAAAAGACGGCTGGAGCCCCGACTACCTGTTCGACGGACTGGAGGAACCCTACCGCACCAGCCCGCCCGATTCCGCCGATACCAGTATCTCCGGCGCCGAAATCGGCCTCCTGCGCATCACCATCCGCCTGGAACGCGGTAGCGCGCCCTTTACCCTGAGTGCGGTGGTCGAGCCGAACTTCAGCGAGGAAAGCAGCTCCGGCAACCTCCCGGGCGAAAGCAGCTCGGACAGCGGCAGCCTCCTGACCGGAACCGAGGAGGAGCAGGACGCACTCAGCTATCCATTCAACATTCTTCAGGTCAATGAATACGACGTCGGGCAACCAGCTGCGGTCGCCGCACGCTATTCGACTGTAGACATCGACGAAGAAAGCCTTTCATTCTAG
- a CDS encoding ABC transporter permease yields the protein MMFWLRFSWLNLLRNRRRAFFTISAIALAYLSINLLSGFMLYVFRGLEDTYVYAFEGGHLTVSPAHMEAGQDATFFGAEELAAILDLLDSQEEVLLATPRIQLTGLLSNGTESTIMMAEARDAQDGRRIRSEGRGLIRELQLYEGADLADAGPYEIGVSYGMAERLSVGLGGDVIAMSNTVDGYMNALDAKVVQLQDAPLEVLDAVLVTMPMGFARELLDADGAGKVVVLLRRGASLGAMEDRVAQLLASAGYSVRVENWKDLRVSYHRIRNMFQVIFSFVFVIVLLIVVLSVVNTVGMAVMERIRETGTLRAMGLKPAGVVRLFALESMWMASMGCVSGLVAYGLVWSAVQWWRPTWIPPNIPKRVPWEISLAPGVLAGSAMVLVLLAILAAWFPARKAARMAIPDALTHN from the coding sequence ATGATGTTCTGGTTGAGATTCAGCTGGCTTAATTTGCTGCGTAACCGGCGCCGGGCTTTCTTCACGATCTCGGCGATCGCGTTGGCCTACCTGTCGATCAACCTCTTGTCGGGCTTTATGCTCTATGTCTTTCGCGGACTGGAGGATACCTATGTCTACGCTTTCGAGGGAGGCCACCTGACGGTGAGCCCCGCCCACATGGAAGCAGGGCAGGATGCCACGTTCTTTGGTGCAGAGGAACTCGCCGCCATCCTTGACCTGCTGGATTCGCAGGAAGAGGTGCTGCTGGCCACGCCACGGATCCAATTGACCGGATTGTTGAGCAACGGAACGGAATCCACCATCATGATGGCTGAAGCCCGGGATGCGCAGGACGGCCGCCGGATACGTTCGGAAGGCCGCGGCCTGATCCGGGAGCTTCAACTTTATGAAGGGGCCGACCTGGCGGATGCCGGTCCCTATGAGATCGGGGTTTCCTATGGCATGGCCGAGCGTCTTTCGGTGGGCCTGGGGGGCGATGTGATCGCAATGTCGAACACGGTGGACGGCTACATGAACGCGCTCGACGCGAAGGTGGTCCAGTTGCAGGACGCCCCGCTCGAGGTCTTGGACGCGGTGCTGGTGACCATGCCGATGGGCTTCGCCCGTGAGTTGCTGGATGCCGACGGTGCCGGCAAGGTCGTGGTACTACTTCGGCGCGGTGCCTCGTTGGGGGCGATGGAGGACCGGGTCGCACAGTTGCTTGCGTCGGCGGGGTATTCGGTGCGGGTGGAAAACTGGAAGGATCTGCGCGTTTCCTACCATCGCATACGGAACATGTTTCAGGTGATCTTCAGCTTCGTCTTTGTCATCGTCCTGCTCATTGTGGTCCTGAGCGTGGTGAACACGGTCGGAATGGCCGTGATGGAGCGTATTCGTGAAACCGGTACATTGCGGGCCATGGGCCTCAAGCCCGCCGGAGTGGTCCGCTTGTTTGCCCTCGAAAGCATGTGGATGGCATCGATGGGCTGTGTGTCCGGGCTGGTTGCTTACGGACTGGTATGGTCCGCCGTACAATGGTGGCGGCCGACTTGGATTCCTCCGAACATACCGAAGCGTGTCCCATGGGAAATCAGCCTGGCACCGGGAGTACTTGCGGGTTCAGCCATGGTGCTTGTTTTACTAGCCATCCTGGCTGCCTGGTTCCCTGCACGCAAGGCCGCACGGATGGCGATCCCCGACGCGCTCACCCATAATTGA
- a CDS encoding 3-oxoacyl-ACP synthase III family protein, which produces MKLKSTLNPKAGYFLDGMQSYQTPASRIVDIGVEIPKRRVSNEEIAELIQGPVKLKKALPSIMERTTGNNLRAYAPKGTVPSDLAVRAIMSLVKRTDLDINTVDTLIFASTDMDMMEPATANIVQHKLGLKRVNALDVSNACNSFLQAMNVANSLIATGAAHRVIICSGELGSAVCNYELGDVKELRVKMGGLTLGDAGAAMLLEAAQGDGIGIEEINLMSFGEHWRLCHVPEKLDWRQQGGALNPWFYLDMPELAVVAKRFTLNYLQQYSQLRTSDPKASITDQVDFFVPHQISRTMIEYVCFKEMKMDPEKVAITAHLYGNTASTAIPLALRWLMDNSRLSIGSGKDCLLYGAASGFGLGHIRVKL; this is translated from the coding sequence TTGAAATTAAAGAGCACATTGAATCCAAAGGCAGGCTACTTTCTGGACGGCATGCAGAGCTACCAGACTCCGGCATCCCGCATCGTCGATATCGGGGTAGAGATACCTAAACGCCGGGTTTCCAACGAGGAAATTGCGGAGCTTATTCAGGGGCCAGTGAAGCTCAAAAAGGCGCTCCCCAGCATCATGGAGCGGACCACCGGTAACAATCTCCGCGCTTACGCCCCGAAGGGTACCGTCCCCTCAGACCTCGCAGTCCGCGCAATCATGAGCTTGGTGAAGCGCACCGACTTGGATATCAATACGGTCGATACGCTGATATTCGCGAGCACCGACATGGACATGATGGAACCGGCGACGGCCAACATCGTCCAGCACAAGCTAGGACTCAAGCGGGTCAACGCACTGGACGTCTCCAACGCCTGCAACTCCTTCCTGCAGGCGATGAACGTGGCCAACAGCCTGATCGCCACAGGCGCCGCGCACCGAGTCATTATCTGCAGCGGTGAATTGGGCAGTGCGGTCTGCAATTACGAGCTCGGCGATGTTAAGGAGCTCCGGGTCAAGATGGGCGGCCTGACACTGGGCGATGCCGGAGCGGCGATGCTGCTCGAAGCGGCACAAGGCGATGGCATCGGCATCGAGGAGATCAACCTCATGAGCTTTGGTGAGCACTGGCGGCTTTGCCATGTGCCGGAAAAACTCGATTGGCGGCAGCAAGGAGGCGCCCTCAATCCCTGGTTCTATCTCGACATGCCCGAGCTCGCTGTCGTGGCCAAACGCTTTACCCTCAACTATCTCCAGCAATACAGCCAGCTGCGCACGAGTGATCCCAAAGCCTCGATCACGGATCAAGTCGATTTCTTCGTCCCCCACCAGATCTCTCGAACCATGATTGAGTATGTCTGCTTCAAGGAGATGAAGATGGATCCCGAGAAGGTGGCCATTACCGCCCACCTCTACGGCAATACCGCAAGCACGGCCATCCCGCTCGCCTTACGCTGGCTCATGGATAACAGCCGCCTCAGTATCGGATCAGGCAAGGACTGCCTGCTCTACGGCGCGGCCAGCGGCTTCGGGCTCGGCCATATTCGTGTGAAGCTCTAG
- the lipA gene encoding lipoyl synthase, producing MENRKPEWLRAKLPTSAGYKEVRSIVDGHNLHTVCKSAQCPNMGECWSRGTATVMILGNICTRSCRFCAIQTGRPTELDLGEPARVAESIARMNLTHTVITSVARDDLKDGGASVWAATIRAVHNRIPECAVEVLTADFRGQQEYLDVVLDACPDIFNHNLETVKRLQRPIRKTARYDRSLWVLEHAKSRGFITKSGIMLGIGEKEHEIEEVLQDMQAVGVDILTIGQYLQPTKEHEPIDRWVTPEEFQHWKDYALKIGFGVCESGPLVRSSYHADEQSDRFDVRARRKAMLAEQAKQNEADANLAPA from the coding sequence ATGGAAAATCGTAAACCAGAATGGCTCCGTGCGAAGCTCCCGACCAGCGCGGGATACAAGGAAGTGCGCTCGATCGTGGACGGTCACAACCTGCACACGGTCTGCAAGAGTGCCCAGTGCCCGAACATGGGCGAATGCTGGTCGCGCGGCACCGCCACCGTCATGATTCTGGGAAACATCTGCACCCGCTCCTGCCGCTTCTGCGCCATTCAGACGGGTCGCCCCACCGAGCTGGACCTCGGGGAGCCGGCACGCGTGGCCGAATCCATCGCACGCATGAATTTGACCCATACCGTCATCACCTCGGTCGCCCGTGACGACCTCAAGGATGGCGGTGCCTCCGTCTGGGCCGCCACCATCCGCGCCGTACATAACCGCATCCCGGAATGCGCGGTCGAAGTACTGACGGCCGATTTCCGCGGCCAACAGGAGTACCTCGACGTCGTCCTTGATGCCTGCCCCGACATTTTCAACCACAACCTCGAAACGGTGAAGCGCCTGCAACGCCCGATCCGCAAGACCGCCCGCTACGACCGCTCGCTCTGGGTCTTGGAACATGCCAAGTCCCGTGGCTTCATCACAAAGTCAGGCATCATGCTGGGCATCGGCGAAAAGGAACATGAAATCGAGGAGGTCTTGCAGGATATGCAAGCCGTTGGTGTCGATATTCTGACCATCGGGCAATACCTGCAACCGACCAAGGAGCATGAGCCGATTGATCGCTGGGTCACTCCGGAGGAGTTTCAGCACTGGAAGGACTATGCCCTCAAGATCGGATTTGGGGTCTGTGAATCCGGCCCGCTGGTCCGCTCCTCCTACCACGCCGACGAACAATCCGACCGCTTTGATGTGCGCGCGCGACGCAAGGCCATGCTGGCCGAACAGGCCAAACAGAACGAAGCCGACGCCAACCTGGCTCCGGCTTAA
- a CDS encoding secretin N-terminal domain-containing protein produces MKTKSISHLALTLALASFLSLPAHAQPAPILPETTTVGLESIPVEPEAEAPEEIIGTLILSDESAIQVLDLLEQLTGKIILRRQDIPPVKINFNSRGEITKGEAVLALESLLTLNSIMLTDMGGKFMKAVPATDVNRHVPEMLMSSTLDLPASQQIYAKLFQLDYLNAEQASGTIISPLLSQNSSFIAFPKSNAILITDALLNLQRIERILDQADRPQAVRETIEFIKLDFVQAREMKEQLENLIKGPLQSYLEGSTSVTADERTNQLIIISHPGNMEMIMNVVENVDVDAAPLTSSEVFQLRQAKAEEVVPIIENIISGQKEGREEDAKVTRENGTNAPGNTANNNANAQPNIPTVPTAPAVAAAVTEANSSLQFSNFVGLSADERTNSIVAYGTQQDLKTLKQLIEKIDIPLPQVLIEAIITQVTLSEDQASGLGNLSFSFDGATHTFTEIALGTAAGISISDGIIDIDNPDDFSLSTSITPNNTDSDTRVLSTPRIIVSHNEEGVINVSRSQPIITSSTNYTNSDGTTRSSVEYRDIGIQLTVTPLIGVDGTVQMVIEQTIENVIETVQIDGNDQPVIGKREATSTVSVKDGQIIVLGGLQENTLTSGNSYFPIIGRLPVINKILGSSSNNYDRTEIIIFIRPKILTNPTEADRLANEYFNVIEEKDAVKEYLETDTTGDLYMEGSKFEKDKTLLRKLRWPDL; encoded by the coding sequence ATGAAAACGAAATCAATTTCCCATCTCGCACTCACCCTGGCACTCGCATCCTTCCTCAGCCTGCCGGCGCACGCCCAACCGGCCCCGATCCTCCCGGAGACGACGACGGTTGGGCTTGAGAGCATTCCGGTCGAACCCGAGGCCGAAGCGCCCGAGGAGATCATCGGCACCCTCATCCTCAGTGATGAATCCGCCATCCAGGTACTCGACTTGCTGGAGCAATTGACCGGTAAGATTATCCTGCGTAGGCAGGACATTCCCCCGGTGAAGATCAACTTCAATTCCCGCGGCGAAATTACCAAGGGCGAAGCCGTCCTCGCCCTCGAAAGCTTGCTGACCCTCAACAGCATCATGCTCACGGACATGGGAGGGAAATTCATGAAGGCGGTGCCCGCTACCGATGTGAACCGCCATGTCCCGGAAATGCTCATGAGCAGCACCCTCGATCTCCCGGCCAGCCAGCAGATCTATGCCAAGCTCTTCCAGCTCGATTACCTCAACGCCGAACAAGCCAGCGGGACCATCATCAGCCCCCTGCTCTCCCAGAACTCAAGCTTCATCGCCTTTCCGAAGTCCAATGCGATCCTCATCACGGACGCGCTCCTCAATCTCCAGCGTATCGAGCGAATCCTCGACCAGGCGGACCGTCCGCAAGCCGTCCGCGAAACGATCGAGTTCATCAAGCTCGATTTCGTGCAGGCCCGGGAGATGAAGGAACAGCTGGAAAATCTCATCAAGGGTCCCTTGCAAAGCTATCTCGAGGGCAGCACCAGCGTGACTGCGGACGAACGAACCAACCAGCTCATCATCATCAGCCATCCCGGCAACATGGAGATGATCATGAACGTGGTTGAGAACGTGGATGTCGACGCAGCCCCCCTCACCAGCAGTGAGGTGTTTCAGTTGCGCCAGGCCAAGGCCGAAGAAGTCGTCCCCATCATCGAGAATATCATATCCGGGCAGAAAGAAGGCCGTGAAGAGGACGCCAAGGTCACCCGCGAAAACGGCACAAATGCCCCCGGCAACACGGCGAACAACAATGCCAATGCACAGCCCAACATCCCGACCGTACCAACGGCACCCGCTGTCGCGGCGGCTGTCACCGAGGCCAACAGTTCCCTGCAATTCTCCAATTTCGTCGGCCTCTCAGCGGACGAACGGACCAACTCGATCGTGGCTTACGGCACCCAACAGGACTTGAAGACACTCAAGCAACTCATCGAAAAAATCGACATTCCCCTGCCCCAGGTCCTGATCGAAGCCATCATTACTCAAGTCACCCTGAGCGAGGACCAGGCCAGCGGTCTGGGCAACCTCAGTTTTTCCTTTGACGGCGCCACCCACACCTTCACGGAAATCGCCCTCGGGACCGCCGCGGGAATCAGCATCTCGGACGGAATCATCGACATCGACAACCCCGATGACTTCTCGCTCAGCACTTCGATTACTCCCAACAATACGGATAGTGATACCCGCGTCCTCTCCACTCCTCGCATCATCGTGAGCCATAACGAGGAGGGCGTGATCAATGTCAGCCGTTCGCAGCCGATTATTACGTCCAGCACGAACTACACGAATAGCGACGGCACGACCCGCAGTTCCGTGGAATACCGGGACATCGGCATCCAGTTGACCGTGACTCCGCTGATCGGGGTGGACGGCACCGTACAGATGGTCATCGAGCAGACGATTGAAAATGTGATCGAGACGGTCCAGATCGACGGCAATGACCAGCCGGTCATCGGCAAGCGCGAAGCCACCTCGACGGTCAGCGTCAAGGACGGACAGATCATCGTCCTGGGTGGCCTGCAGGAAAACACGCTGACTTCAGGTAATAGCTACTTCCCGATCATCGGACGTCTTCCCGTGATCAACAAGATCCTCGGCAGCTCCAGTAACAATTACGACCGGACCGAGATCATCATCTTTATCCGACCGAAGATCCTCACGAATCCGACCGAGGCCGACCGATTGGCCAACGAGTACTTCAACGTTATCGAGGAAAAAGACGCAGTGAAAGAATACCTCGAAACCGATACTACCGGCGACCTCTACATGGAGGGCAGCAAGTTTGAAAAGGACAAGACCCTCCTTCGCAAACTCCGGTGGCCCGACCTGTAA
- the lipB gene encoding lipoyl(octanoyl) transferase LipB, which translates to MPDSQKEPSVPTSKLEVVDWGRTRYSDAFERQKAMVLQRREGQIGDTLIFTEHHPVYTVGLRKDADRHLVWSEAALKAAGIEFVRSNRGGDITYHGPGQVVGYPIVSLQHKRDLHAYLRDLEETVIRTMTYFGLETGRREGKTGIWLEDRKICAIGVAVRSWITYHGFALNVCPNLQHFSGIVPCGITDGTVTSMEKELAAPVDMEAVKARLAVEFRQVFLEVGRSDGKS; encoded by the coding sequence ATGCCAGACAGCCAAAAAGAACCATCCGTGCCAACCTCCAAGCTGGAGGTGGTCGACTGGGGACGCACCCGTTACAGCGATGCCTTCGAGCGTCAAAAGGCCATGGTACTGCAACGCCGGGAGGGGCAGATCGGCGATACCCTTATTTTCACCGAGCACCATCCGGTCTACACCGTCGGCCTGCGCAAGGATGCGGACCGGCACTTGGTGTGGTCGGAAGCCGCACTTAAAGCCGCCGGCATCGAGTTTGTCCGCAGCAACCGGGGGGGCGATATCACCTACCACGGGCCCGGCCAGGTGGTCGGCTACCCCATCGTCTCACTCCAGCACAAACGCGACTTGCACGCATATCTGCGCGATTTGGAAGAAACCGTGATCCGAACCATGACGTACTTCGGCCTCGAAACAGGCCGGCGCGAAGGCAAGACCGGGATCTGGCTGGAAGACCGTAAAATCTGCGCAATCGGCGTCGCGGTCCGATCCTGGATCACCTACCATGGCTTCGCACTCAATGTATGCCCCAACCTGCAGCATTTCAGCGGGATTGTTCCCTGCGGGATCACTGACGGAACCGTCACTTCCATGGAAAAAGAACTCGCAGCCCCAGTCGACATGGAAGCTGTAAAAGCGCGTTTAGCAGTTGAATTTCGCCAAGTTTTTCTGGAAGTTGGTCGGTCTGATGGAAAATCGTAA